Genomic segment of Veillonella parvula DSM 2008:
GAAGGGCAACCATTAACTGTATTTGGTGATGGTGAGCAAACTAGAGATTTCATTTATGTAGATGATGTGGTAGATGCTAATATTAAGGCTATGGAGAATGGTCAATGCACAGGTATTTATAATGTATCTACCAATAAGGGAACATCTGTGAATGAGTTGATTACGCGATTCCGGGCTATTAGTGGGACAGATTTTATGGTTTATTATGAAAATGAACGTATAGGGGATATTAAACATTCGCGCTTAAGTAATGTGAAAGCTGAACGTGATTTTGGTTTTATTGCCACTACAACATTAGAAGCTGGTTTACAAAAGACATTGGAATATTTTAAAGCTCATCATAAGTAAGAAAAATAAGGTTTGGGGATATGAGTGATACGCAATTTTGGGTGACCGTAGGTATTTGGAATCTTATCGTATTTAGTCTGTATGGATATGATAAATTATGTGCCATTAATGGATATGATCGAATTTCAGAGTTTACATTATTATTTTTAGCGTTTGCCTTTGGGGGTGTTGGTGCTTTATTAGGCATGGTCCTATGGCGTCATAAGACATTAAAATTTAAATTAGCCATTCCTTTTGCATTACTTTGGTCTGTATATGCGGTTGGATTCGGTTATGGCTTGTGGGTAAAATGATTGTATAAACTAATATTTTATTCATTCTTTTATGGTATAATAAAAGAATATTGTACATAAAATGTCAGTGAAGGAGATATTTGATGTTGCGATTACAATCAGGTTTTGAGTTAGATTATGCTAATATATATAATGAAAGTTGCATACAAGAACGTGATGTGAATAATTTTGAACGGGCTATACAAAATGTATGGCGTCATACAAATATTTTGCGTTCTACAGGCTTCGAAGAAGGTCATGTTTCTAAAGATGGTTTACCTGAACCTGTGTTGTTTTACCAACTTCCATATATTTCAGAAGATGGTATCAATACACCAGATATGTTAGAGCGGCTTTACGAATTACGTGACTACGCACGCCATAATATTGATACAGTTGTATCCGTAGGTATTGGGGGCTCCTATTTGGGGAGCAAAGTTATTTTTGATGTGCAGTGTGGAGCGTTTTGGAATAACTACAGTGCAGAGGAACGTGGCGGCTATCCTAGGATGTACTTTGCAGGCTTTAATGTGGATGGTGATTACTTAGTAGGGCTAATTCGTACGTTAGAGTGTCAAGCTCAGAAAAAAGGTCCTGATTATAAGGTGATGCTCGTTATTAATTCTAAGTCTGGATCTACCATTGAACCAATGGCTAACTTCATGATTTTGGAGAAGGCTTTACAAGATCGTAATATTAACTACGAAGTGATAGCTGTTACAGATGTATCTGATGATGAACATCCTACAATTTTACGATCTATGGCGATAGAAAATAATTGGAAGACCTATAGCATTCCTTATGGTGTAGGTGGTCGTTTCTCTGTATTTACAGAAGTTGGTTTTGTAACAGCCGCTCTTGTAGGATTTGATATTGAAGGATTCTTAGCTGGTGCTGCATCTATGGATGCAGCATGTCAAGAAGAAGACATTTTTAAAAATCCAGGCCTTTTAAGTGCATTATTGAAATATATCGCATCTGAACGATATGGTCGTATTATAGAGGTGTTTATGCCTTATAGTGAAGCACTCCACTCATTATCTGATTGGTATGTGCAGCTCTTATCAGAGTCTCTTGGAAAAATGAGTAATACTTGTCTACCATATGGCCGTACGCCAGTTGCTGCAGTAGGTACTATGGATATGCATGCTCAAGTTCAAGAGCATCAAGAGGGGCGCCTAAATAAGGTAGTTCAATTTATTAAGGTTAAGGATTGGAAACATAATCTCATTGTTCCAGATTCCTATAGTCAATATGAATGCTTACACTCTCTATCTGATGTAGGCATTTGTGATATTTTAAACATTGCTTTAGATGCTAATAGAGAAGCCTTGTCTAGTGACAATCGTTTTAACATGACTATAACTGTACCAACATTAAACGCATTCCATTTAGGAGAAATTATGTTTATGCATTGTTGGGCCGTTTATTTTGAGTCCATTTTTGCGGGCGTTGATGCTTTTGATCAACCAGGGGTAGAGGTTTATAAGCGTCTCATCGGACCCAAATTGGCTCGAGCAAAGGAAGTACATAATTCATGAGGGGGAACTATGAATATTTTAGTAACAGGTGGTGCTGGTTATATTGGGAGTCATACTGTACGTGCTTTACAACAAGCAGGATATACACCAATTATTGTAGATAATTTATCTCGTGGGCATGTAGAATCTATTCCTGAGGGGGTAAAGTTCTACAATATGGATATTGCTGATCCTAAACTAGTAGGTATTATGAAAGAACATAACATCCTAGGTGTAATGCATTTTGCTGCTCACTCACAAGTTGGTGAATCCATGCAAAATCCAGCTATTTATTATGAAAATAATGTAGTTGGTTCTTATCACCTTATTGAGTCTGCTCGTACCGCAGGTATAAAGCATTTTGTATTTTCTAGTACGGCTGCTGTGTATGGTGAGCCTAAGGTAGCTCCTATTTGTGAGGATGCTCAGCTACAACCAACAAATGTATATGGTCGCACTAAATTGATGATAGAAAAAATGTTATCTGATTATAGTTCGATTTATGGTTCTACATATGTTGCGTTGCGTTATTTCAATGCGGCCGGTGCGGATCCGTCTGGTATGATTGGAGAAGACCATCATCCTGAAACTCATTTGATTCCACTTGTGTTAGATGCGGCTCGCGGTAAAAGAGAGCATATAACTGTATTTGGGACTGATTATGATACAGCTGATGGCACATGTGTACGCGACTATATTCATGTCAATGATTTAGCAGCTGCTCACGTATTGGCTATGGACTACTTGCGTAAAGGCGGAGAATCTCAAGTATTTAATCTTGGTAGTGGTAATGGATTCTCTGTAAAGGAAATCATCGAGACTGCAAAAGAGGTTACGGGTATCGATATTCCTGTTCAATATGGTGATCGCCGTGCTGGTGATCCAGGAACATTAATTGCTTCCTCTGAAAAAATCAAAAATTTACTTGGTTGGGATCCTAAATTTAGTAATGTTGCTGATGTTATCAAAGATGCATGGCATTGGCATACATCTCATCCAGATGGATTTAATAGTAAATAAAGAACAAATTGTTTTGATTTGTCAATATAATGAATGACTCTATTAGTCACCTTGGTGACTGGTAGAGTCATTTTTTTGTAGGATTTTAAAAGAGCCTCCTAGAATATGTCAGCAGGAGGTGGATTATGAACTTACAAGACTATATAGAACGTATGAAAATGTGGATTGATAAGCAGCATTTTATTATGCGCCACTATAAGTTTGCACTTGGTATTTTCTTTATCATTACGGTTGCCCTTTTAGGCATTGGTATTTTTTATCCACATGAGGAGGAAAATGTTCATATTAGTTTAGATCAATCTAATGGTAGAGATGCTAATCAAATTGAACGAGGCTCAGAAAAATTATCAAAAGAAACAACACATGATAATAGAAATGGGAAAGGAAAGAACTATTTTAAAGATGAAAGTGATATAAAAAATGTAAAGGATAGAGAGGTAAAAAGCGATGTTCATGGACGATTATTATATGATATTACCGGTGTTGAGCGAGCAAATCCTTGGCGAGAGGTTTTTAAAGATATTCCTATAGATGAATTACTTGGTCAGAATAAGATAACTAAAGATAGCAATGGCAATTTCGTTGATATAAATAATGATTTACATGAGTCAGATGATTCAATGAAGACTTTTGAGAAAAAGGTAGATGAAAGTCGTAGAAATGAAAAATATCAACAAATAAGAAATAATAAAAAGCATAGTGGTAATTATATTGAATTAAAAGCTAAAGATATTAGTGCTAGACGAGTTGAATCTAGTATACAACCTTCTATAAGTAATCCTACCAAACAACATCCCATAGAGCTTATAGGTATTATTGAGGGACAACAGAATATTGCTATTTTACGAAAAGGTACAGAGGAACAAATGGTTAGTATAGGAAGTGTGTGGAAAGAAATATCAGTATCTAAGATAACTGCAAGTGGTGTAGAAATTATTGAAGGAGGTTCATCACGGTGGCTAAGAATCGAGTAAGCTTTATAGGTCTAAAATGTATAGATAAGATTATAGTGACAGTTATATTGCAAATAAGCTTATGGATGGTCGTAATGCTTGTAACTCCCTTCATGGTATTTGCTAATGGTACTGATAGGATAACTACTAGTAGTTCTGAAAATATCGTAAATAGTGGTGAAGTAGCTAAAAATGAAAAAAATATTGAGAACAAACTCATAACGATTTCTGTACGCAATGCATCCTTAAAGGAAACCGTTTTAGGAATTTGTCGTAGTTACGGTATATCCGTAATTGGTGTAGAGTCGTTAAAAGGGACTGTTACGGCCACTGTAACGGGAGAATCCCCAGAAGGGATTATTAATGAACTAGGTAAGTTATATCATTTCTCCGTATTGAAGGAGCATAACACACTTCTTATTGATTCTGATGATGAAACACTTGAAAAAAGAGAACTATATGTTATATCACCTGAACATTTACCGGCTGAGTCTTTGAAAAATGTGGTAGGCACAGTGGTGAAAAACGATAAAATGGCAGTGCTTTCAGAACAAAATGAAGTAATTATGCATTTGACGAGCGGAGAAAAGCGACGCGTAGAAACCTTAGTATGTGCTATCGACAAGGAACCAAAACAAGTGCAATTGGAAGCTACCATCATTGCTATGGAACAATCCTATGCTAAGGAACAAGGTTTTAGATGGTCTTGGCTTAGCTTGACCGGTCATGGAGAAGATAAAACACATTCCTATGGTGCCGTTACCTTTGGCAAAACACCGACTGGGGAAGCCTATAAGTTCTTTGTAAAGCCAGAGCTAAGTCTTATGGAAAGCTCAGGTAAGGCCGTTCTAATTGCAAAACCATCTATCATGGCTCTCAATGGTGAGACTGCGCATATCTTGATAGGTGAAAGAATACCTGTTATAGAGGAGTCAGAAGTGAATGGCGAACGAAAGCGTTCTACTCGTTATGAAGAGGTGGGCATTAAGTTGAATTACACTCCTATCATTACCGCTGATGGTGGTGTAGATGCTAAAATACATGCAGAAGTGAGTACACCTATTATGGTATCTGAAATGAAAGCCTACAAAATAAGCACACGTCAAGCACATACAAGAGTACGATTACAACCAGGAGAAGTGCTAGTTATTGGTGGACTCATGGATAATCGAGATCAACATCAAATACAAAAAATACCTATTTTGGGAGATATCCCTTTGTTAGGAAAATTATTCCGTCATAGTCGAAAAACAAAAGATTCTATAGAAATGTTAATGTTAGTGAGGGCAACTGTGGTATAATGAAGAGTAAATGATTAGGAGGTTGTGAATGGAACGCATTCGAATGATAGACCTTGGAAAATCATTTGGAGTGCGCCAAGTATTTTCCAATGTGTCTTTTGAGATAAAAGAAGGGGATCGACTCGCATTGGTAGGCCCTAATGGGGCTGGGAAATCTACCTTGTTAAAGTGCATATTAGGGTATGAAGAACTCGATGAAGGTAATGTAGTCAAGTCGCCTGTTGCTAGTATTGGCTATTTACAACAAGATGTAAATCTTGGAGATGATAGCCTTGCTACGGAAATCGAAAAGGCTTGGGCTGATGTTCATGTATTGGAAAAACAATTAAAAGAGCTCACTAGTCGCTTGGAAACCGAAGAGGCTAGCGAATCGGATTTACAACGCTTAGATTATTTACAGAATCGTCTAGAATGGCTAGGTGGTTATGATTACGAGCAAAAGACAAAGCGCATAGTCTATGGTCTTGGTTTTACTGATGATGACTTAGATAAGCCTGCTAATGCTTTTTCAGGTGGTCAAAAAACGCGTATCAATTTAGCTAAAGCGTTAGTACGTAGTCCTGATTTTTTATTCTTAGACGAACCGACTAACCATTTAGATATGGATATGCTGGAGTGGTTAGAGGGGTACTTATCTGCCTATCAAGGTGGTATTCTCATTGTCAGCCATGATAGATATTTCCTAGATCGTATCGTCACAGGTGTTGTGGAGTTAGATAATCACAAAGCCACAACCTATCGTGGTAACTATAGTCGCTATATTCAACAACGTGATGAACGTTTAAAGGCTGATATGGTGGCCTATGAAAAACAGCAGGAGTATATTAAGAAAACAGAGGCTTATATAGATAAATACCGCGCTGGTATCAAGTCTAAAATGGCTCGTGGTCGTCAGTCTCAACTAAATCGATTAGAGCGGCTAGAGGCACCTGTTACTTCACATCATTTACAATTTTCTTTTCCTCCTGCTGCGATGAGTGCTGATAAGGTTTTAGTCTTAGATCACTTATCTGTCAGATATGG
This window contains:
- a CDS encoding ABC-F family ATP-binding cassette domain-containing protein, translating into MERIRMIDLGKSFGVRQVFSNVSFEIKEGDRLALVGPNGAGKSTLLKCILGYEELDEGNVVKSPVASIGYLQQDVNLGDDSLATEIEKAWADVHVLEKQLKELTSRLETEEASESDLQRLDYLQNRLEWLGGYDYEQKTKRIVYGLGFTDDDLDKPANAFSGGQKTRINLAKALVRSPDFLFLDEPTNHLDMDMLEWLEGYLSAYQGGILIVSHDRYFLDRIVTGVVELDNHKATTYRGNYSRYIQQRDERLKADMVAYEKQQEYIKKTEAYIDKYRAGIKSKMARGRQSQLNRLERLEAPVTSHHLQFSFPPAAMSADKVLVLDHLSVRYGESRIIDDISLVVRRGESVALIGPNGAGKSTLVKTIVGELFPKDGHVDIGNRVQVGYFSQEHEELHDSWQVVEEIMNHFNYSEDKARNVLGAFLFKGDDVFKLVGELSGGERARLALLKLFLQGDNFLILDEPTNHLDIPTREIVEEALQQFEGTCFIISHDRYFLDQVSTKTVILDEGKITEYLGNYSYYKEKLKEQEDLLALANEKNSDSSKRDSKATPINESMLSVSETTEENQKKPNAYMVEKQLAEVEAEIARLEATMKMYEVQLANPVVQQDLDEMSKISTQIEETQTELNLLYEKWERLCE
- a CDS encoding type II secretion system protein GspD, yielding MAKNRVSFIGLKCIDKIIVTVILQISLWMVVMLVTPFMVFANGTDRITTSSSENIVNSGEVAKNEKNIENKLITISVRNASLKETVLGICRSYGISVIGVESLKGTVTATVTGESPEGIINELGKLYHFSVLKEHNTLLIDSDDETLEKRELYVISPEHLPAESLKNVVGTVVKNDKMAVLSEQNEVIMHLTSGEKRRVETLVCAIDKEPKQVQLEATIIAMEQSYAKEQGFRWSWLSLTGHGEDKTHSYGAVTFGKTPTGEAYKFFVKPELSLMESSGKAVLIAKPSIMALNGETAHILIGERIPVIEESEVNGERKRSTRYEEVGIKLNYTPIITADGGVDAKIHAEVSTPIMVSEMKAYKISTRQAHTRVRLQPGEVLVIGGLMDNRDQHQIQKIPILGDIPLLGKLFRHSRKTKDSIEMLMLVRATVV
- a CDS encoding DUF1294 domain-containing protein, yielding MSDTQFWVTVGIWNLIVFSLYGYDKLCAINGYDRISEFTLLFLAFAFGGVGALLGMVLWRHKTLKFKLAIPFALLWSVYAVGFGYGLWVK
- a CDS encoding glucose-6-phosphate isomerase, translating into MLRLQSGFELDYANIYNESCIQERDVNNFERAIQNVWRHTNILRSTGFEEGHVSKDGLPEPVLFYQLPYISEDGINTPDMLERLYELRDYARHNIDTVVSVGIGGSYLGSKVIFDVQCGAFWNNYSAEERGGYPRMYFAGFNVDGDYLVGLIRTLECQAQKKGPDYKVMLVINSKSGSTIEPMANFMILEKALQDRNINYEVIAVTDVSDDEHPTILRSMAIENNWKTYSIPYGVGGRFSVFTEVGFVTAALVGFDIEGFLAGAASMDAACQEEDIFKNPGLLSALLKYIASERYGRIIEVFMPYSEALHSLSDWYVQLLSESLGKMSNTCLPYGRTPVAAVGTMDMHAQVQEHQEGRLNKVVQFIKVKDWKHNLIVPDSYSQYECLHSLSDVGICDILNIALDANREALSSDNRFNMTITVPTLNAFHLGEIMFMHCWAVYFESIFAGVDAFDQPGVEVYKRLIGPKLARAKEVHNS
- the galE gene encoding UDP-glucose 4-epimerase GalE → MNILVTGGAGYIGSHTVRALQQAGYTPIIVDNLSRGHVESIPEGVKFYNMDIADPKLVGIMKEHNILGVMHFAAHSQVGESMQNPAIYYENNVVGSYHLIESARTAGIKHFVFSSTAAVYGEPKVAPICEDAQLQPTNVYGRTKLMIEKMLSDYSSIYGSTYVALRYFNAAGADPSGMIGEDHHPETHLIPLVLDAARGKREHITVFGTDYDTADGTCVRDYIHVNDLAAAHVLAMDYLRKGGESQVFNLGSGNGFSVKEIIETAKEVTGIDIPVQYGDRRAGDPGTLIASSEKIKNLLGWDPKFSNVADVIKDAWHWHTSHPDGFNSK